A genomic region of Gallus gallus isolate bGalGal1 chromosome 19, bGalGal1.mat.broiler.GRCg7b, whole genome shotgun sequence contains the following coding sequences:
- the C17orf64 gene encoding uncharacterized protein C17orf64 homolog isoform X2 produces MEQVGMKEQAVSGSTARKGPGKDAASTESEVPALSSVSHALHWAPLVCSTVGLNQDTFKICKEYLRPFKRSLRKLHLPLHLSRKKKVKYMKESVTIIGDRIDLFLQQHCRASEVRHWKKMLWRFTSLFSDKDEKQLQKLYKYVKRNKMQKFQLLCCPLEAEDSDPGIKLKETTGSSWGCSGGSSHTNTPPLPPAVSLTATQSGSQLQTPTERKINTGFSRGT; encoded by the exons ATGGAGCAGGTGGGCATGAAGGAGCAGGCAGTCAGTGGCAGCACGGCCAGGAAG GGCCCAGGGAAGGATGCGGCCAGCACGGAGTCAGAAgtccctgcactgagcagtgtGAGTCATGCACTGCATTGGGCCCCACTCGTCTGCTCCACGGTCGGCCTCAACCAGGATACCTTCAAAATT TGCAAGGAGTACTTGAGGCCCTTCAAGAGGTCACTCAGGAAGCTGCACTTGCCCCTGCACCtctccaggaaaaagaaagtgaagtaCATGAAGGAAAGCGTGACCATAATTGGGGACCGCATCGACTtgttcctccagcagcactgcagagcctcaGAGGTCCGGCACTGGAAGAA GATGCTGTGGAGGTTCACCTCCCTCTTCTCAGACAAGgatgaaaagcagctgcagaagctgtaTAAGTACGTCAAGAGAAACAAGATGCAAAAGTTCCAG ctgttatGCTGCCCTTTAGAAGCTGAAGATTCAGATCCTGGAATAAAGCTGAAGGAAACCACTGGGAGCAGTTGGGGATGCAGCGGAGGTAGCAGCCACACCAACACCCCTCCTCTGCCACCGGCAGTGAGTCTGACTGCCACACAATCAG